One part of the Aureibacillus halotolerans genome encodes these proteins:
- a CDS encoding Na+/H+ antiporter NhaC family protein: protein MEGTWISLLPFLAVIVVAVLTKQVLPGLGAGLLTASYFLTPHWLGGFETAIGFIIKGLQDENNLKIIVFLYLFAGMVGMIKRAGGIKGFVKEASNRIGSRKGALALTWISATGTFSAPSFRIVTVAPIMRALLKRVKMTPQELAFAIETTASPFIVLVPIATAFVGYMTSVIDISLHNEGLTQDPYQLYLQSIPFNFFSFSMIAIGFYLSFFHHGKASATKAGGEEPDDQWEGCHPSVAKDLPEKPLNLLIPLAVVLFLTVFLTYLDGVAQGFQGFQAFIEADVLTAMVLALVLSVLLSMILFRFQAFKLSALIAALIEGGNEVMNVVLLLAVVWALADATGAMGFSTFVTNNVGWIPVAFVPPVLFLLGAFISYFIGSSWGTWGILMPLGVSLAQVSDVSLPLVVGAVFASGTFGAFASPLSDDTNTTSVILGMNTIAYARFKLVPAISAAAVAAVLYLIVPFLMG from the coding sequence ATGGAAGGAACGTGGATTAGTTTGCTGCCATTTCTGGCTGTGATCGTCGTGGCAGTGTTGACGAAGCAAGTGCTTCCTGGGCTGGGGGCGGGATTGCTGACAGCGTCCTATTTCCTGACGCCCCATTGGCTGGGCGGCTTTGAGACGGCAATAGGCTTTATTATTAAAGGGCTTCAAGACGAAAACAACTTGAAAATCATCGTCTTTTTGTACTTGTTTGCTGGGATGGTTGGCATGATTAAACGTGCAGGGGGCATTAAGGGGTTTGTAAAGGAAGCATCGAATCGAATTGGCTCTAGAAAAGGGGCACTCGCTTTAACGTGGATCTCTGCAACAGGTACATTCAGCGCCCCAAGCTTCCGAATTGTGACGGTGGCTCCAATCATGAGAGCCCTTCTCAAACGTGTAAAGATGACCCCACAGGAATTGGCTTTTGCGATAGAAACAACGGCCAGCCCTTTTATTGTGCTCGTTCCAATTGCGACAGCCTTTGTTGGTTATATGACCTCTGTCATTGACATTTCGTTGCATAATGAAGGGTTGACCCAGGATCCGTACCAACTTTATCTCCAAAGCATTCCTTTTAATTTCTTTTCATTTTCAATGATTGCGATTGGCTTTTATCTTAGCTTTTTTCATCATGGCAAAGCATCAGCGACAAAGGCAGGTGGCGAGGAACCAGACGATCAATGGGAAGGGTGTCATCCGTCTGTCGCAAAAGACCTTCCGGAAAAGCCGTTAAATCTTCTTATCCCTTTGGCAGTTGTGTTGTTTTTAACTGTGTTTTTGACTTACTTGGATGGGGTCGCTCAAGGATTTCAGGGCTTTCAAGCGTTTATTGAAGCCGATGTCCTCACGGCGATGGTGTTAGCGCTAGTGTTAAGCGTGCTTTTATCAATGATCCTGTTTCGATTTCAGGCATTTAAGCTAAGTGCCTTAATTGCTGCGCTTATTGAAGGCGGAAATGAAGTAATGAACGTTGTTCTGCTATTGGCTGTCGTATGGGCCTTGGCCGACGCCACGGGCGCTATGGGGTTCTCGACATTTGTTACGAACAATGTTGGCTGGATTCCGGTTGCTTTTGTGCCACCAGTGTTGTTTTTGCTTGGTGCCTTTATTTCGTACTTTATTGGTTCCTCCTGGGGCACATGGGGCATTCTGATGCCTCTAGGTGTGTCATTGGCGCAAGTCTCTGACGTGAGCCTGCCACTTGTCGTGGGGGCAGTTTTTGCGAGCGGCACTTTTGGCGCTTTCGCCTCCCCATTGAGTGATGACACGAATACCACTTCGGTCATTTTAGGGATGAACACGATTGCCTATGCGCGCTTCAAGCTTGTGCCGGCTATTTCTGCAGCTGCAGTAGCTGCC
- a CDS encoding aldo/keto reductase, which produces MAMHLTETTTLANGLEMPRLGFGVFKVSEGNEVVNAVKSAIEVGYRSIDTASFYQNEEGVGQAIKESGVAREDLFLTSKVWNDEQGFNETIAAFDRSLNKLGTDYLDLYLVHWPMKATYSETWQALGKLYDDGRVKAIGVSNFEIPHLKELLKDHTHKPVINQVELHPQLAQKPLREFCKEQGIQIESWGPLGQGRLLENDILKQVAAKHNKSTAQIMLRWAIQNDIVVIPKSTTPERIKSNTEVFDFTLSDDDLKNIDTLNKEERFGGNPSEVGGW; this is translated from the coding sequence TTGGCGATGCATTTAACAGAAACGACAACGTTAGCAAATGGACTTGAAATGCCTAGACTTGGTTTTGGTGTATTTAAAGTATCTGAAGGCAATGAAGTTGTTAATGCAGTAAAATCAGCGATTGAGGTCGGGTATCGTTCCATCGACACAGCTTCCTTCTATCAAAATGAAGAAGGCGTCGGTCAAGCAATAAAAGAGAGCGGTGTGGCGAGAGAGGATTTGTTTTTGACGTCCAAGGTGTGGAATGATGAGCAAGGCTTTAATGAGACCATTGCCGCTTTTGATCGCAGTTTAAACAAGCTTGGAACGGATTATCTCGATCTGTATCTTGTGCACTGGCCGATGAAGGCAACCTACAGCGAAACGTGGCAGGCGCTTGGCAAGCTGTACGATGATGGGCGCGTCAAGGCGATCGGCGTAAGCAACTTTGAAATTCCTCATTTGAAAGAGCTCCTAAAAGACCATACACATAAGCCTGTGATCAACCAGGTGGAGTTGCATCCACAGCTCGCACAAAAACCGCTCCGTGAATTTTGTAAGGAGCAGGGAATTCAAATCGAATCATGGGGACCACTAGGTCAGGGTCGCTTGCTAGAAAATGACATTCTCAAGCAAGTGGCTGCAAAGCATAATAAATCAACCGCACAGATCATGCTACGCTGGGCGATTCAAAATGATATTGTTGTCATTCCGAAATCTACAACACCAGAACGTATTAAGAGCAACACGGAAGTGTTTGATTTCACCCTATCCGATGATGACTTAAAAAACATTGACACCCTAAATAAAGAAGAACGGTTTGGCGGCAATCCAAGCGAGGTTGGCGGCTGGTAA